A section of the Nitrospiraceae bacterium genome encodes:
- a CDS encoding glucosidase, with protein sequence MSNSTSHLTTEEERLEESKKRTVHWKRWGPYLSERQWGTVREDYSPNGEAWGDFPHDQARSRAYRWGEDGIGGICDRHQRICFALALWNGKDPILKERLFGLTGNEGNHGEDVKEYYFYLDSTPTHSYMKFLYKYPQHPFPYAQLIEENRKRGKQDWEYELMDTGVFDDNRYFDVFLEYAKATHEDILIRITAHNRGPDFAELHVLPTIWFRNTWSWTPHAPRPTLNRDEDLGDAQAIHLDHEQYGSRWLLCEGTPDMLFTENDTNTQRLYGVPNAGPYVKDGINDYIVTGAPGTVNPAQVGTKAAVHYHPLIPPGQSITYRLRLTNLPPTEGQLGEEFETIFPARQQEADEFFAKRLGTCHSADAQNVQRQAFAGMLWSKQFYHFDVRTWLAGDPTGPPPPAGRKNGRNTDWKHLYNEDIISMPDKWEYPWFAAWDLAFHCVPLALVDPDFAKDQLRLLVREWYMHPNGQIPAYEWAFGDVNPPVHAWATWRVYKIEKRIRGKADRVWLAKIFHKLLLNFTWWVNRKDADGRNIFQGGFLGLDNIGLFDRSAPLPTGGYIDQSDGTSWMGMYCLNMLAIALELARHDPAYGDVASKFFEHFVYISHAINHIGEGNHEASLWDETDGFYYDMLHFPGGHSQQIKVRSMVGLIPLFAVETLEPEVVDALPGFKRRLLWFIENRPEFRRHVCSTSLPDGSVRRMLSIVDQEQLPRVMKYMLDEEEFLSTYGVRALSKYHQDHPYVLHVNGHEHRVDYEPAESRTGLFGGNSNWRGPVWFPVNFLIIESLQKFHHFFGDHLTVDCPTGSGSQQTLWQVAAEISHRLNRLFLRDPSGHRPIFGGVARFQQDPHWRDYLLFHEYFHGDNGAGLGASHQTGWTGLVTKLLEQAGE encoded by the coding sequence ATGTCCAACAGCACATCTCACCTGACCACCGAAGAAGAACGCTTAGAAGAATCCAAAAAGCGGACGGTACATTGGAAACGGTGGGGACCCTATCTGAGTGAACGGCAATGGGGCACGGTCCGTGAGGATTACAGTCCGAATGGCGAAGCCTGGGGGGATTTCCCCCATGACCAGGCCCGCTCACGCGCCTATCGGTGGGGAGAGGATGGCATCGGCGGCATCTGCGATCGCCACCAGCGGATTTGCTTTGCCCTGGCCCTCTGGAACGGGAAAGATCCGATTCTGAAGGAACGCTTGTTTGGCTTGACCGGGAACGAAGGCAACCACGGGGAAGACGTCAAAGAGTATTACTTTTACCTGGACTCCACACCGACGCATTCCTACATGAAGTTTTTGTATAAATATCCCCAACACCCCTTTCCCTATGCCCAATTGATCGAAGAAAACCGGAAGCGGGGTAAACAGGATTGGGAATATGAGTTGATGGACACGGGTGTGTTTGATGACAACCGGTATTTCGACGTGTTTCTCGAATATGCCAAAGCGACGCACGAGGACATCCTGATCCGGATTACCGCCCATAACCGGGGGCCTGATTTTGCGGAACTTCATGTCTTGCCGACCATCTGGTTTCGCAACACCTGGTCCTGGACGCCGCATGCTCCACGTCCCACTCTCAATCGGGATGAAGACCTTGGCGATGCGCAGGCCATCCACCTGGATCATGAACAATACGGGTCGCGATGGTTGTTATGCGAAGGCACTCCGGACATGCTCTTTACCGAAAATGACACCAACACGCAACGGCTCTATGGAGTGCCCAACGCCGGCCCCTATGTCAAAGACGGGATCAATGACTATATCGTCACCGGCGCACCAGGGACCGTAAATCCCGCACAAGTGGGAACGAAGGCTGCGGTCCATTATCACCCGTTGATTCCCCCCGGACAAAGCATCACTTACCGACTGCGATTGACCAACCTCCCTCCGACCGAAGGCCAGTTGGGGGAAGAGTTCGAAACCATTTTCCCCGCGCGCCAACAGGAGGCGGACGAATTTTTTGCCAAACGCCTCGGAACGTGCCATTCCGCCGATGCCCAAAATGTTCAGCGTCAGGCATTTGCGGGAATGCTGTGGAGCAAACAGTTTTATCATTTTGACGTGCGCACCTGGCTGGCCGGCGACCCCACAGGACCGCCGCCGCCCGCAGGGCGAAAAAATGGCCGGAACACGGATTGGAAGCACCTCTATAATGAAGACATCATTTCCATGCCCGACAAATGGGAATATCCGTGGTTTGCGGCCTGGGACCTTGCCTTTCATTGCGTGCCATTAGCCCTGGTGGACCCGGACTTCGCAAAAGATCAGCTTCGGCTATTGGTCAGAGAATGGTACATGCATCCCAACGGGCAAATTCCGGCGTATGAGTGGGCGTTCGGCGATGTAAATCCCCCCGTCCACGCCTGGGCCACCTGGCGGGTGTATAAAATTGAAAAACGCATCAGGGGCAAAGCCGACCGGGTGTGGTTGGCCAAGATTTTCCACAAACTCCTCCTGAATTTTACCTGGTGGGTGAACCGGAAAGATGCCGATGGCCGAAACATTTTTCAGGGAGGGTTTCTCGGACTGGATAACATCGGCCTCTTCGACCGGTCCGCGCCGCTTCCAACCGGCGGATATATCGATCAATCCGACGGCACCAGTTGGATGGGCATGTACTGTTTAAATATGCTGGCCATTGCCCTGGAACTGGCACGACACGATCCGGCCTATGGCGATGTGGCCAGCAAATTTTTTGAACATTTTGTCTACATCTCGCATGCCATCAATCACATCGGCGAGGGCAATCACGAAGCCTCCCTATGGGATGAGACCGACGGATTCTATTATGACATGTTGCATTTCCCGGGCGGCCATTCTCAACAAATAAAGGTCCGGTCCATGGTGGGACTCATCCCGCTCTTTGCCGTTGAGACGTTGGAACCGGAAGTGGTGGATGCCTTGCCGGGCTTTAAACGGCGCCTGTTGTGGTTTATCGAAAACCGCCCGGAATTCCGGCGCCATGTCTGCTCAACCAGCCTGCCGGATGGAAGTGTTCGCCGGATGCTCTCCATTGTGGATCAAGAACAACTCCCGCGCGTCATGAAGTACATGCTGGATGAAGAGGAATTCCTCTCCACATATGGCGTTCGAGCCTTATCCAAATATCATCAAGACCATCCCTATGTGCTCCATGTGAATGGACATGAACATCGCGTGGATTATGAACCGGCAGAATCCAGGACCGGCTTATTCGGCGGCAACTCCAATTGGAGAGGACCGGTTTGGTTCCCGGTGAATTTTCTGATCATCGAATCGTTACAAAAATTCCATCATTTCTTTGGTGATCATCTCACCGTGGACTGCCCGACCGGCTCAGGATCGCAACAGACACTGTGGCAAGTCGCGGCGGAAATTTCCCATCGCCTCAATCGTCTCTTCCTGCGTGATCCTTCGGGCCATCGACCGATCTTCGGTGGAGTCGCCAGGTTTCAACAGGATCCGCATTGGCGGGACTACCTGTTATTCCATGAATATTTTCACGGGGACAACGGGGCGGGATTGGGCGCCAGCCACCAAACGGGCTGGACCGGACTTGTCACCAAACTGTTGGAACAAGCAGGAGAATAG
- a CDS encoding sigma 54-interacting transcriptional regulator: MAEVHTTSPFYSEGESVTSALSAQMSSLGPVPVLQDEVLHRVIKGVEAQTGEKFFDTLVEELARALGVKYAYLSEFNQVDGCFYSKAGWSPNGLVPPFRVPAGGPCAVVLTPQVVHHADGLADCYPGVQVIKDWGAISYCGLPLINASGKVAGHLAVLDDKPMPNGDYTASIMRIFAARAVAEIERAALDQALRKSDSILRLVDEGTASTSGGEFFQALACNLAKALGVRYAFVGQLMADTGRVRTLAFWNGEAFIENFEYNLEHSPCQQVLAGEICHFPERVQQRFPHEKGLADLGAESYLAIPLLNQAGEVLGHLAALDVQPMPMDARLLPLFRIFGARAGAELERQKIHARLAESEKQLRDLFDEAPIAYVNEGLDSRFIRANRVAMQTLGITPDQVEGTYGKSFIPETPDAQKRMKEAFDAIGQGTDTSGVVLELRRKDTGKPLWIQWWSRPDPGGTYTRTMFLDITDKVLMEQEKARLEAQNTYLREEIQSVHNFEEVIGSSSTLKKVLRNVERVAPTDSTVLVTGETGTGKELIARAIHNLSPRKSKPLVKVNCAAIPAGLIESELFGHEKGAFTGALTKKIGRFELADKGTIFLDEIGELPLDLQAKLLRVLQEGEFERVGGTQTFKVNVRVIAATNRDLEQLSGMGQYRSDLYYRLNVFPIHLPSLREREGDIPLLAQYFVRKCATNLGKKIDRIPEAMMASLRQYSWPGNIRELEHVIERAVILTEGSSLEPIELSTGARGGGSVSTVMTLEERERRHIMEILEQTGWRVSGKEGAAELLGLKPTTLEARMKKLGITRKK; encoded by the coding sequence ATGGCTGAGGTACACACCACGTCTCCATTTTACTCTGAGGGAGAGTCCGTTACTTCGGCCCTTTCCGCTCAGATGTCTTCACTCGGTCCCGTCCCTGTGCTCCAGGACGAAGTGCTTCACCGAGTGATCAAAGGGGTGGAGGCGCAGACGGGAGAGAAATTTTTTGACACGTTGGTCGAAGAGTTGGCCAGGGCGCTGGGAGTGAAATATGCCTACCTGTCGGAATTCAATCAAGTGGACGGATGTTTTTATTCAAAAGCCGGATGGTCACCGAACGGATTGGTCCCTCCTTTCCGGGTGCCGGCTGGTGGTCCCTGTGCCGTGGTTCTGACTCCTCAGGTGGTCCATCATGCCGACGGCTTGGCCGATTGTTACCCCGGAGTTCAGGTCATTAAAGACTGGGGAGCCATCAGTTATTGCGGCCTTCCCCTCATCAATGCTTCCGGAAAGGTGGCCGGGCATTTGGCGGTGCTCGATGATAAGCCGATGCCCAACGGGGACTATACGGCTTCTATTATGCGTATTTTCGCCGCTCGGGCGGTGGCGGAAATTGAACGGGCGGCCTTGGACCAAGCCCTCAGAAAAAGTGATTCCATTCTGCGGCTCGTCGATGAAGGCACCGCTTCGACCTCAGGAGGGGAGTTTTTCCAGGCACTGGCTTGCAACCTGGCAAAGGCGCTGGGTGTCCGGTACGCCTTTGTGGGGCAACTCATGGCAGATACCGGACGAGTGAGAACGCTGGCATTTTGGAACGGCGAGGCCTTCATTGAAAACTTTGAATATAATCTGGAGCATAGCCCCTGCCAACAAGTGCTAGCCGGAGAAATCTGCCATTTCCCTGAACGTGTTCAACAACGGTTTCCACATGAAAAAGGGCTGGCCGATCTGGGCGCAGAAAGTTATTTGGCCATTCCGTTGCTCAACCAGGCGGGTGAAGTGCTGGGGCACCTGGCCGCGCTGGATGTGCAACCCATGCCGATGGATGCCAGGCTGCTTCCGCTCTTTCGAATCTTCGGTGCCAGGGCGGGAGCGGAATTAGAACGACAGAAAATCCATGCCAGGCTTGCGGAAAGTGAAAAACAATTGCGTGATCTGTTCGATGAGGCACCGATTGCCTATGTGAACGAAGGACTGGATTCCAGGTTTATCCGGGCCAACCGGGTGGCGATGCAGACCCTGGGCATCACGCCCGATCAGGTGGAAGGGACGTACGGCAAATCGTTTATCCCCGAGACTCCGGACGCGCAAAAGCGGATGAAAGAGGCATTTGATGCGATTGGCCAAGGCACCGATACCAGCGGGGTGGTGCTGGAATTGCGCCGCAAGGACACGGGGAAACCCCTTTGGATCCAATGGTGGTCCAGGCCCGATCCCGGCGGGACCTATACCCGCACCATGTTCCTGGATATCACCGACAAAGTCCTCATGGAACAGGAAAAGGCCAGGCTTGAAGCGCAGAATACGTATCTGCGGGAGGAAATCCAAAGTGTGCACAATTTTGAAGAGGTGATTGGATCGTCATCGACTCTGAAAAAAGTTTTGCGCAACGTCGAGCGGGTGGCTCCCACCGATTCCACCGTACTCGTGACGGGCGAGACCGGAACCGGCAAGGAGTTGATCGCCAGGGCCATTCATAATCTCAGTCCTCGCAAGTCCAAGCCGCTGGTCAAAGTCAATTGTGCCGCCATTCCTGCCGGGTTGATCGAAAGCGAACTCTTCGGGCATGAGAAGGGCGCATTCACCGGAGCGTTGACCAAAAAAATCGGACGGTTTGAATTGGCCGACAAAGGGACGATTTTTCTGGACGAAATCGGCGAACTGCCTTTGGATTTGCAAGCGAAACTCCTACGGGTCCTCCAAGAGGGAGAGTTTGAACGAGTAGGGGGCACGCAAACCTTTAAGGTCAACGTCCGGGTCATCGCCGCCACCAACCGGGATCTCGAGCAATTGTCCGGAATGGGGCAATACCGGTCCGATCTGTATTATCGGCTGAATGTGTTTCCCATTCACCTTCCCTCACTTCGTGAGCGGGAAGGGGATATTCCCCTTCTGGCCCAATATTTTGTGCGGAAATGCGCCACGAATTTAGGAAAAAAAATCGACCGGATTCCGGAAGCGATGATGGCGTCGTTGCGGCAATATTCCTGGCCCGGGAATATCCGCGAGTTGGAGCATGTCATTGAACGGGCCGTCATTCTCACGGAAGGATCTTCCCTGGAACCCATCGAATTGTCGACGGGGGCGCGGGGAGGCGGGTCGGTGTCAACTGTCATGACATTGGAGGAGCGTGAACGGCGGCATATCATGGAAATCCTGGAACAAACGGGTTGGCGGGTCAGTGGAAAGGAGGGGGCTGCGGAGTTGCTGGGGT